The genomic DNA GAACCGAGATTGCTCGAATGGAAGGAACTCGTCTCTCTAATTCCGCAAGCTTCTGCTTTCTTAGAGTTAGCTCTCCAACTTCATTTTGCAGCTTGGGAATGTAAGTTATTGCATTATCGATGATAGACGGTGCAGACCATTTCTTCTGTCAATCACCAAGAAAAGTTATAGCTCACAACAACGTCCACCAGAAACATACCTAAAAGTTGTAATCACAGTTAGCTCTAAAATCAAGAAAAccttggaagaagaagagtgatcaGGAAGAAGAGTGCCGAGAGTGAGGTAAGAGGCATGAAGTCTCATCCTCCTAAGACGCTCCTTGGCGTTATGGTCTAGTTTCTTTGCTGCTGCACCACTTGAGGAGCCTCCATCATTCAAAACTGGttccttcctttttctttgtgatTGACAAGTGTCCTTCTCTGCGGACTCCTTCTCAATGATTGTTTCTGCAGGGATATGCAAGCGATCATGGAGAAAACTGGATATTGAAGTCTGATGATTCGGCTGAGAAGACATATTATATACGACGACGGCAAGAGAAACAATACGACTAGAACAATATTACTACCGATGGTCCTAGTTAAACTCAAGAATTTGCAAAGTAATTAATCTCTAAACCCTAATTGTAAGTTAACAAGATGATCATGACAATGATTTGTATGTATGTAGGTGTgtaactgtatatatatatatatatatgtttagggGGAGAAGCCTAAAGTCAACCCCAGACGaagtaataaaataagaatGCAATGAAGCTATAGAAAccttgatttaattttaaaaataaaatgattcaagattaaaataaaattagaaaaataaaaagaggttCAGGGAATCACAGCTCACAGAGCAAGTTGATAGAAGAGAAAAGGTCGTATTGTATCTGCAGTACAGACAGATTAGGAAATGATGAACCCAAAGCGAGCAAGagatagaagaaagaagaagataacttgagacttttttttttttttatatatatttttcttggttttgtgaagaagaaaagttgtGAGCTTCTTACCTGATTCATCTTCTCCATTGTTGTGCTTCTTTGTAAGAAGAATGCAGAGGTTGTCAtagaaacaaaatcattatgtttttctctctctggTTTGGTCTTTATTATACAGTACAAACTGTAGTACACAGTACAcacatttgtgtttgtttgtttaatgtGTATTTATTATGTACATCCCTaaatctcctctctcttctaTAACTAATTAACTActcttaattttattaacaGATTATTGTATCCTCCTCGTAACACACTTGGTGTTCCTTTttaatcttgtttgttttgttttttcattatgTTGTTAAACTAATTTGTGTTAGTCAAAAAGGGAGTGCTTTTAATTAGAAACACTAATTAGATAAAACACCGAAGTATTTccttattatttctttaaaaaatgtataactAGTAAACAAATGTAATACAAACACAATATAATTCGAAACCAAGGTGGGTGAGCACCATTTAAGTTTCTTTAACAACAAATGAAGAATATGACAAAAATTGTTGAAATCTCTCTCTTGAGTTGTGTGTTTCTCTACTAGGAAAGACTACTACGAAATTGTGTACATGATGTAGATCTGAAGCTGATACTACCCAATTCTGTAACTGCCTCTAGTGACACATTTGTAATACAGAGATAAGAAAGCTTTCTGCAAGTTATATGGCTTGCTCACTCACCTGTTATCGATGATCCAATTCCCAAAACATAAATTGAATCCAAACAATCAATTGAGAGATTCTTCCCTTATTCTCTATTCAACAATTCTGACCTCTCCATGACAGTACTTTTCATCATTCAAGTTGCCTCTCTCTGCTATTCCAACCATTCCTCCCTAAGCTTGACTGCAAATTCCGTCCCTCTAGTATGCGGCCAGCCCGTTTAAGGATACTGTCAGTCCACTCATTAGGCTCATACCCTCTCCGACATATTCTTTCAACCATCTCATATGCATCTTCCGCCTGGTTCATCACAATCATTCTCAACAGCATATTGTACGTGTATATATCAAGTGTATAGCATTTCTCTATAACTTCATCTAACCGCTTCAGTTGTACTTCCATATCGATGCGTCCCGAAAATAATCCTATCAACTCACCAAGTGACTTCATCTGAGGGATCTTTTCTTCTACATCTCTCATCCGTGTCCATGCTTCATACACCCCTTTGCTCTTCATTGCGTTATGCAAAAGGACATTACCGATGAAAGCTGTAATGCGGCGCCCGCTTTTCCTAAAATCATTGACTAATCCAACTGCCTCCTCATACCTTTCTTCGTTGCACAACTTTTGTATGTTTAGTTCGTAACATTCGATACTAGGCCGCAGTCCTTCACCCTTCATTTCTTCCAAGAAATGCATCGCATCATCCAATCTATTTGCTTTACAGAGGCCAACAATCATAACATGGTAAAGTCTGTTTTTGATCTCACCTTTTTCACGCAGGTCATGGAAAAAGTGAAGAGCATCGGccattttctcatttttaagATAACTCTGAAGCATGAGAATGTTTGAATCTAGTGTGGGCTTCATCCCATCTCTATTCATCATATCATACACCAGTCTTGCTAGTTTTGGTTTCCCTGCAAACCCAGCTCCTTCTATGAATAAGTTGTAGGCCTGAACTTTGTGTTCCCAAAGAGACAACTGAAACATCAGCAAAGTAGTAAAGAATTCACCACTTTCCATCTCACAAACACATCGAATGACATTTCGAAAGAGAGTACGTATCGGGGTGTAACCCTTTTCCTGCATACTGATGATAAGTTTAGCAGCTATGTCTCCCCTCATTATTGTGATTGAGCCGTATATCAAGCTGATGAACATTTTGAAGGAGGTATCTACACCACTTCTATTGAATAGCTCATTAATCATAAGAGCGTCCTCCACTTTCCCAACATTGCAAAGAGCTGATATAATATTGCCACCAGCTAGACGTTTAGGCAATAAGTCCTGTTCTGCGGCAGCAATAACCAGCTCCTTTGCCATGTCAGGCTTCCCTTTCCAACACAAGGCATTGGTAAGTGTACTAAAAGTCTTTCCTCCAAGAAAATGCCCTCGGTCCATCGCCCCCTTCAAGACATCATAAGCTTGTTCAACACTTCCATTGGCGCAAAGGGTATGAATCAGATAGTTGTAAGACGTGGCAGTAGGAGCAAAGCCAATTTCTGACCTCGACCTGTATAACTCGAGGGCTTCATCTACAAATCCGGCTTTGCAAAAGAAGCATAAAGCTGCATTCATCGTTTTCTTATTAGGTGAAACTCCACGTACCATCATCTCCGTCAGGATATCATACACACCATCAAGATCGTTCTCTTTCAAAAGTTGAAAGACCAAAGAGTTATACCTGAAAACTTCGAGTTCACAACCTTCTAAAGGACTAATTTTCTGCAAGAAATCCGCAGTGTTATTCAACAATCCAGCTTTCATAAGAGCCTTAATCCAAATGTTATAAGCACGGTCCATATCCACTGTTCCCACCACTTTGATATCGTCTAACAACTTAGTAGCTTCCTGAAATTTCCGTTTGGAACACAGAGCATCAACCAAAATACCTAAACCAGAACCACATCCAGCAGGATCATTGGGGAGCAAAGCTCGGATATAACCTTCAGCATCATCAAGGCTCCCTTGCTTGCACAACTTCTTCACCAAAATGGAATGCGTGACAGCACACACAAAGCCACGCACAGAGATCTGTTCGAAGATGACATCAACCGTATCAAAACACTTCTCCTCAACAAGTGCATTCAGAAGCACATGATACCCAAACGAATCCAAATCCAATCCTCGGAATCTCATGTTACCAAAATGCTGAAGAGCTATATCAgtacgaccagcaacagcatatCCCACAACGAGCGCATCACATAGACGAAGCGAATGACGGTAACCTTCAAAACCAACACTCCGATCCAATAAGTCAATCATAAGAGTCACGAGCTTAGCACCGCGAAGGATCTTGAAGATGGCGTGAAAAGTAGCACGCGTGTGATGAAACCCAGGCTGACGAGCAGCCCAATCGAAGAATTTGAGACAAGAGAGGATATCGTTACGAGTGTGTGAAAGCACGTCGAGTACGAATTTCTCAGTGAGACGGAGTCGGAGATTGGAGAGGTGGAGGTAGAAAGCTCGGTCATCTCCGTCGCTAGATGGAGTTCGAAGGATATCAAAGATTCGATCGATTAACTGGTGGCTCTGCTTCACATCTCGATGCTTAAACCAGTCTTTCCACTGGCGGACTAGGAAATCTCCGGGagtgattgaagaagaagaagaagctctagAGGAGAAGGGAAAAGGAGAAGAGATAGCGTCGACTTTGTTACCGGAATTGTAGTTTCTGAACGACGACGCAGAGAGCGATAGTATCCTCCGCCTGAGGAGCATCCTTGGCATGATCTCGACGGTGACGCAACCAACACCGAAGGCCACCAAAAAACTCGTAAAACCCTAACATTTGTGAGCCAGTCAGTGATCGCCACGTGCGACTCGATGTCGTGGCTTTTGTTGGCTATTTACGAAAATGTCCTTTTTCTGAGTTAGTGAGAAATATTGGGTTCCCCGGCTTTGTTTCTggtttgcttctcttctccGTAGTGGAAAAGATGGGGACCAATCTGAGATCTTGGCTCTGtctcattcttctcttcttcgtcgtcgtcggcGTCAACGCTCAGAATCGGAGACCTAAGAATGTTCAGGTGGCGGTTAAGGCTAAGTGGCAGGGTACTCCTCTTCTCCTCGAGGCTGGGTAATGTCATTGTTGTTGTCATTTCTTACTTTTTGTTACTGATCTTTGCGAATTCGAAAGTGAAATctgaatttgttgttgttgttgttgtgaacaGAGAGTTGATTTCGAAAGAATCGAAGCAGTTGTTTTGGGAGTTCACTGATGCTTGGCTTGGTTccgatggagatgatgatgatactgatTGCAAATCAGCTAGAGATTGTCTTCTTAAGATATCTAAACAAGCTTCGACTCTGTTAGCTCAACCAGTGGCTTCTCTCTTCCATTTCTCACTAACTTTGAGATCTGCCTCGCCCAGGCTTGTGCTTTACCGTCAATTGGCTGATgagtctctctcttctttccctCACGGGGATGATCCTTCTGCGACTGGTTGCTGTTGGGTTGATACTGGCTCCTCCCTCTTTTATGATGTTGCAGATCTCCAATCCTGGCTCGCCTCTTCTCCTGCGTATGCActaacacttcttcttcttttcttttttcgtttttggtTCACAATTTGTTTATTCTAAGCTGCATTTCGTTGGGTGCTAGTGCTGGAGATGCGGTTCAGGGGCCTGAGCTCTTCGACTTCGATCACGTTCATTTTGATTCAAGAGCTGGAAGCCCAGTTGCCGTTCTCTATGGTGCAGTTGGGACTGATTGCTTTAGGAAATTTCACCTCTCGCTTGCTAAAGCAGCCAAAGaggtctctctttttttatggAAACTTGTCCTTGATTGTTGAAAAAACGTATTTTTTATTGGGGTAGAAAAGGAAGGCTCTACCTTGAGCTCGTGACATGAGTTTGAGAAGTTCCATCGTATGGGGTtcagttctttcttttttctattactGTCTTGATAAAAAAACATCAGGCTCTACTGTCCAGGGATTCCATTTCCTATTGTCTATCTGCTTTTGTTGTGTGCATGCTAATTAAGCCTTGGTTTCCTACAGGGAAAAGTTACTTATGTTGTTAGACCAGTATTACCTTCGGGTTGTGAAGGCAAAACCAGACCCTGCGGTGCCATTGGGGCAAGAGATAATGTTAGCTTAGCTGGCTATGGTGTGGAGCTTGCTTTGAAGAACATGGAGTACAAGGCAATGGATGATAGTGCTATAAAGAAAGGTTAGTGTTAAATACTCAGTTATTCATTTCGCCACCCGAATATTGAAAGTAAAAGCCTATTTTTAtccagtattttttttttggatcttctttCTATCCTTTAACTATTTCTGCTACGAGTTTCAGGTATCACTCTTGAAGATCCAAGGACTGAAGATCTTAGTCAAGATGTTAGGGGCTTTATATTCTCAAAAATCCTGGTAtgtttaatttgaaaaataaccAAGAgtaatgtatacatatatagaaaaccaTTTCTTTCAAAATATCTCTTCATTTATTTTGCACGAATGTATGAATACTCGCAAAAAATAAGTATGTTTTTGTCGATGCGAGACGGACAAAGATACGAGAGGAATGATGggaaaaggattttttttttgtagtagtaGTTAGTTGAATTTCTGTAGGGTAATCGTTAAGGTCAGTGCTCTTCTTTTGCAGGACAGGAAACCTGAGCTAAGATCAGAAGTCATGGCTTTTAGGGATTATCTCCTATCATCAACAGTATCAGACACGCTTGATGTTTGGGAGCTCAAGGGTAGATCTGCATCCTGAATGTTTGGCTTGGTTATGATAGAAATTAATCATGTGTTTCCTAATTTACCTTAGTTCAACAGATTTAGGACACCAAACAGCGCAGAGAATAGTCCATGCCTCTGATCCCCTGCAGTCTATGCaagaaattaatcaaaactTCCCTAGTGTAGTATCTTCATTATCTCGCATGAAGGTATGTCATTGTTTTTTGATGCTGTGTTTACACTGctggttgaatttttttcttgtggttccttttattttagatatgtATGGTTAATCGTGCAGCTGAATGAATCAATCAAAGATGAGATACTTTCAAACCAGAGAATGGTTCCCCCTGGCAAGGCTTTGTTGGCTCTGAATGGTGCCCTGTTGAACATCGAAGATATGGATCTATACATGTAATACCTTTTTGCACATTGTGTTACTTTGCCTTGGTCTGGGCATATTTTAGTGCAATCCATGATCCATGAggagacttttcttttttatggtTTAGCAAGCTGAAAttctgatgtttttttctcatttggTTCTCTTCCCCAAGCCCATTTTTGCTTGAGTACACGACCAGACCTAGTTTCCCGTCTTTCTATCCACTTGCATTTGATATCAGATTGCATTGAATCGCTATTCATTTAGATTTCCGTTTTACCCTTTTCAAAAGGTAGCATGCCTAAATTGTTACTCCGGTTGCCATTATTCTGTTTGTAGGTTGATGGATTTGGCTCATCAGGAATTGTCCCTGGCCAACCAATTTTCGAAGCTTAAGGTACTCCTGTAATAATAGACCgaaattttatgatttagtgtttcatttttctgttttgctgGAGATCTTGGACATACATCCCAATTCTTGTGAAATAAAAAGTaaagttgtagtttatataacATAGAAGAAAAACTGGAACTATacaaattgataattttttttcttcctgtaTATTCAGGACATTAAAATATGATTAGTCTTGAACATATGGATGTGTTAACATGTTTATGCAACTATCAGATACCTGTTGGAGCCATACGGAAACTTCTACTAACTACCCCTCTCCCCGAGCCGGATTCATATCGGGTTGATTTCCGTTCCGTGCATGTTAACTATCTCAACAATCTGGAAGAGGATGATATGTACAAGCGTTGGAGGAGTAATCTTAACGAGGTAACTAGTGCAGCTGCATCTTCACCATAAGCGAGGATACATGTGATTTAACTGTAAGCAAGGTGCCATTTGGAAAATAATATCTCTAACGGCCTGTGTTTCTCTCACTTTGTAA from Camelina sativa cultivar DH55 chromosome 7, Cs, whole genome shotgun sequence includes the following:
- the LOC104701783 gene encoding uncharacterized protein LOC104701783 isoform X1, whose amino-acid sequence is MSSQPNHQTSISSFLHDRLHIPAETIIEKESAEKDTCQSQRKRKEPVLNDGGSSSGAAAKKLDHNAKERLRRMRLHASYLTLGTLLPDHSSSSKKKWSAPSIIDNAITYIPKLQNEVGELTLRKQKLAELERRVPSIRAISVLELGESGYEAVVQICLKKENEDEFSNLLHVMEVQGLSILSASTSLVCREQRVVCYNFHVKMDEKPCEGDDYIKLLKKNIISSLRDNTKCK